In Gadus macrocephalus chromosome 11, ASM3116895v1, a single genomic region encodes these proteins:
- the tmem230b gene encoding transmembrane protein 230b, with amino-acid sequence MPIRNLVSNGDTADKVRYSRLPSHDDGYIDLQFKRSPPKVPYKAIALATFLFLIGSLLIVIGSLLLAGYFGVTNSDRTVPVLIIGILVFLPGFYHLRIAYYASKGYRGYSYDDIPDFDD; translated from the exons ATGCCTATCCGTAACCTCGTGTCTAACGGGGACACCGCCGACAAAGTGAGGTACTCCCGGCTCCCCAGTCATGATGACGGCTACATTGATCTGCAG TTCAAAAGAAGCCCGCCTAAAGTCCCCTACAAGGCCATTGCCCTCGCCACATTCCTGTTCCTGATTGGGTCGTTGCTGATCGTCATTGGCTCCCTGTTGTTGGCGGGGTACTTTGGTGTCaca AACAGCGACCGGACCGTTCCCGTCCTGATCATCGGGATCCTGGTCTTCCTTCCCGGGTTCTACCACCTCCGGATCGCCTACTATGCATCAAAGGGTTACCGTGGTTACTCGTATGACGACATTCCGGACTTTGACGACTGA